The Halorussus rarus genome includes the window TGTTCGAACAGACGGTCTCTGCGGTCGGTCGGAACGTCCACGTCGACCTGCATCGGGAGACCGCCGAGGCGTTCGAGCCCGAGGGCGAGTACGACCTCGTCCTGTTCGCCAACGTCCTGAACGAACTCGACGACCCCGCCGCGGTGGTCCGGCGCTACCTCGACTCGCTCGCCGACGACGGCGCGGTGCTCGCGGTCGAGCCCGCAGACCGCGAGACCAGCATCGGGCTCCGCGAGGTCGAGCGCGCCATCGCCGACGAGGCGGCCGAGGCCGCGGTCTTCGCGCCGACGCTCCGGCTCTGGCCGGGCGAGCGCCCGACCGACCGCGGGTGGTCGTTCGACGTGAAGCCCGACCTCGAAGTCCCCCCGTTCCAGCGCAAGCTCGACGAGGCCGCGGGCGCGACCGGCGAGTTCGTCAACGTCGACGTCCAGTTCTCCTACTCCATCCTGCGGCCCGACGGCCGGCGGAAGGCCGACCTGACGCTCGACGCCGGGAACGTGGCCAAGATGGCCGAGATGGAGCGCCACGTCACCGAGCGCATCGACCTCGTGGCGGTGAAGCTCAGCCACTCGCTGGCCGAGGGCGACCGCAACCCGCTGTTCAAGGTCGGCGACGGCAGCGAGTCTGTCGACCACTTCGCGGTCCTGACCAACGAGACGTCGCTCAACGCCGACCTCCGGGACGCCGACTACGGCGACCTGCTCTCGTTCGAGCGGGTGCTGGTGCTGTGGAACGACGACGAAGAGGCGTACAATCTGGTCGTCGACGAGGACACCATCGTGGACGCGGTTCGGATATGATGAGGTCTCACACTCCATGACCGCCTCGCCCCGCCGAGTCGCCCTCCTCGTTGCAGTCGTCGGTGTCGTCGGCGGCCT containing:
- a CDS encoding small ribosomal subunit Rsm22 family protein — its product is MSDDQRRKIRENAKYLREVRPVDPDEISEYVDGQPHPGVVRKTLREEAPSLGLVEREDGTFEPVAEGPLAPAFRGVEAFPTEYSRLLEDLLVERWGPDWHEGESGDRLRETIRRLKEDYFRNNDVEYDETAALGYAVYHLADNYAVAQYALHELAESGLVDHRLRILDVGAGVGGPALGVADYLPDEALVEYDAVEPSAAADVFEQTVSAVGRNVHVDLHRETAEAFEPEGEYDLVLFANVLNELDDPAAVVRRYLDSLADDGAVLAVEPADRETSIGLREVERAIADEAAEAAVFAPTLRLWPGERPTDRGWSFDVKPDLEVPPFQRKLDEAAGATGEFVNVDVQFSYSILRPDGRRKADLTLDAGNVAKMAEMERHVTERIDLVAVKLSHSLAEGDRNPLFKVGDGSESVDHFAVLTNETSLNADLRDADYGDLLSFERVLVLWNDDEEAYNLVVDEDTIVDAVRI